In Nitrospira sp., one genomic interval encodes:
- a CDS encoding bifunctional riboflavin kinase/FAD synthetase — protein MKISRGLAATKPHPHAIVTIGNFDGHHHGHRALLKTVVDTARREGGAAVVLTFDPHPVKILAPQVNLQFLTSPEEKLAYFDAAGIDEVLFLEFTPVFAQLSPAEFVRQVLCDGIGTKQLFVGEHFAFGRGRAGRIEELKTWGRQFGFRVHPVAPVRIDGEVVSSTRIRQLLQAGEVQKAARLLGRPYGLGGTVIPGAHRGTDLGWPTANLRLPPGRVIPPDGVYAAHTIWKDSSRDSIVYIGTRPTFGAGERLLEVSILDERLELYGESILVHFIGFVRGDRVFVSASELTRQISRDVETARVFLREAGGTASRLPTLPRSE, from the coding sequence ATGAAGATTTCTCGCGGGCTCGCCGCTACCAAGCCCCATCCCCACGCGATCGTCACGATCGGAAACTTCGACGGTCATCACCACGGCCATCGGGCTTTGCTGAAAACGGTGGTCGATACGGCGCGTCGAGAGGGGGGTGCGGCCGTGGTGCTGACCTTCGACCCTCACCCTGTCAAGATCCTCGCTCCCCAGGTCAATTTGCAGTTTCTGACCTCGCCGGAAGAGAAATTGGCCTATTTCGATGCTGCGGGCATCGACGAAGTGTTGTTTCTCGAATTCACCCCGGTCTTCGCGCAGCTGAGTCCTGCCGAATTCGTGCGACAGGTGTTGTGCGACGGCATCGGGACTAAACAGCTGTTTGTGGGGGAACACTTCGCGTTCGGCCGGGGCCGTGCTGGTCGCATCGAGGAGTTGAAGACGTGGGGACGCCAATTTGGGTTCCGCGTCCACCCGGTGGCACCGGTGAGGATCGATGGTGAAGTGGTGAGCTCAACGCGGATCCGTCAACTCCTCCAGGCCGGAGAGGTGCAGAAGGCAGCTCGTTTGCTGGGCCGTCCCTATGGGCTCGGCGGAACGGTGATTCCCGGTGCCCACCGTGGAACTGATCTGGGATGGCCGACGGCGAACCTGCGGCTTCCGCCGGGGCGGGTGATTCCTCCGGACGGGGTCTATGCCGCGCACACGATCTGGAAGGATTCCAGTCGCGATTCAATCGTTTACATCGGGACGAGACCGACATTCGGCGCTGGAGAACGGTTGCTGGAAGTCTCCATTCTCGACGAGCGGCTTGAACTGTACGGTGAATCGATCCTCGTGCACTTCATCGGGTTTGTGCGGGGCGATAGGGTCTTTGTTTCCGCATCGGAACTAACCCGGCAGATTAGCCGGGACGTGGAGACCGCGCGGGTGTTCCTTCGCGAAGCGGGGGGGACGGCATCGCGTTTGCCCACGTTGCCTCGGTCGGAGTAA